The Pleuronectes platessa chromosome 23, fPlePla1.1, whole genome shotgun sequence genome contains a region encoding:
- the ankrd53 gene encoding uncharacterized protein ankrd53: MVEETNPETSPLRESLAEVASGDKDREVARRFPRDRRLYPAAVAARGRSRVLDLTDSSQGLSELHMACLYGQLATLQRLVRSMLDRLDNGDPLGRRPVHLVMSSANFHNAAACLRCLMENEADIHLTTDTGLTPLHLAAAEGLMDCVEILVQADADVLAQDDMGHTALDLARVWSHRDVGRYLRRFMWEAEKKKEMEGMSQARVLYRDLVAMAKLNVVDKTSLIDKKMREWEALKGIPHIKPAPPKVMASKYHTKCLLSSQDGSYVGRHELKLDESRSVIDLRDVVRLWRDSRGRGPPQYSTRWDSTPRDAPDLPLAVLRSVLFPRVSPFRINSPQDFYTRDIKLVPRRRRPQGWSTSRWTEVAKHLAPSDKTQNATLSRKQRTRNPSVNWVTCQTHPCTFPDPPQGSDQRSR; the protein is encoded by the exons GGAAGTTGCCCGACGCTTCCCGCGGGACAGACGCTTGTACCCGGCTGCTGTTGCTGCCAGAGGCCGGTCACGGGTGCTGGATCTCACTGACAGCTCACAG gGTCTGTCGGAGCTCCACATGGCCTGCCTCTACGGCCAGCTGGCTACTCTCCAGCGCCTGGTGCGCTCCATGCTGGACAGGCTGGACAACGGCGATCCTCTGGGGCGCCGGCCCGTCCACCTGGTCATGTCCTCCGCCAACTTTCACAACGCCGCCGCCTGTCTCAGATGCCTCATGGAGAACGAGGCCGACATCCATCT AACCACAGACACAGGGCTGACCCCGCTGCACCTGGCCGCCGCAGAAGGCCTCATGGACTGCGTGGAGATCCTGGTGCAGGCCGATGCAGATGTGTTGGCCCAGGACGACATGGGACACACAGCTCTGGATCTGGCTCGCGTCTGGTCCCACAGAGACGTGGGCAG gtatcTGAGAAGATTCATGTGggaggcagagaagaagaaagaaatggaGGGGATGAGTCAAGCTCGGGTTTTGTACAGGGACCTTGTTGCCATGGCCAAACTGAATGTGGTCGACAAAACG AGTCTTATAGACAAGAAGATGAGAGAGTGGGAGGCCTTGAAAGGTATTCCCCACATCAAGCCTGCCCCCCCCAAAGTCATGGCGAGCAAGTACCACACAAAGTGCCTCTTGTCCAGTCAGGACGGGTCTTATGTGGGGAGGCACGAGCTGAAGCTGGACGAGTCCAGGTCAGTGATTGACCTCCGGGACGTTGTGAGGCTGTGGAGGGACAGCAGGGGCAGAGGGCCGCCCCAGTACAGCACCAGGTGGGACAGCACGCCTCGGGACGCCCCTGACCTGCCTTTGGCCGTCCTCAGGAGCGTGTTGTTCCCCAGAGTGTCTCCGTTCAGGATCAACTCCCCTCAGGACTTCTACACGCGGGACATCAAGTTGGTCCCGCGCAGACGACGCCCCCAGGGGTGGAGCACCTCACGCTGGACGGAGGTGGCCAAGCACCTGG CTCCGagtgacaaaacacaaaatgccaCACTCTCCAGAAAGCAGAGGACGAGAAACCCCTCAGTGAACTGGGTCACCTGTCAGACGCACCCCTGCACCTTCCCTGATCCCCCCCAGGGAAGTGACCAGAGATCCAGGTGA
- the tex261 gene encoding protein TEX261: MWFIYLLSWLSLVVHISFVTLAIAAGLYYLAELIEEYTVATSRIIKYMIVFSTGVLAGLYIIDGFPVLMVGTGLFTNLVYFGLLQTFPYILLSSPNFILSCVLIVVNHYMAFQYFAQEYYPFSEVLAYFTICLWVIPFAFFVSLSAGENVLPSTVQQGDDVVSNYFTKGKRGKRSGILMVFSFLKEAVLPSRQKMY, from the exons atgtggtttatttatttgctcagCTGGCTGTCGctggtggtgcacatctccttcgtcACTCTCGCCATCG CTGCTGGCCTGTACTACCTGGCAGAACTAATAGAAGAATACACAGTAGCCACCAGTcgaataataaaatacatgattGTG TTCTCTACAGGTGTGCTGGCAGGCCTCTATATTATTGACGGCTTCCCAGTGCTGATGGTGGGAACGGGCCTTTTCACCAACCTGGTGTACTTCGGCCTCTTGCAGACCTTCCCCTACATCCTGCTGAGCTCCCCCAACTTCATCCTCTCCTGCG TGTTGATAGTGGTGAACCATTACATGGCCTTCCAGTACTTTGCACAAGAGTATTACCCATTTTCAGAG GTGCTGGCCTACTTCACCATCTGCCTCTGGGTGATCCCCTTCGCCTTCTTCGTGTCACTGTCAGCGGGTGAAAATGTGCTGCCGTCCACCGTACAGCAAGGAG ATGACGTGGTTTCCAATTACTTCACCAAGGGCAAGAGGGGGAAGAGGTCGGGGATCCTCATGGTGTTCTCTTTCCTCAAGGAGGCAGTGCTGCCCAGCCGACAGAAAATGTACTGA